A portion of the Pagrus major chromosome 8, Pma_NU_1.0 genome contains these proteins:
- the lmod2a gene encoding leiomodin-2a, which yields MSTFGYHTELKKYEEVDEEELLATLSSEELQELERELDDLDDNVPIGLRQKDQTAKTPTGSFDRDALLKYWEDENKKLLEDEKMESNGGQEGRPDKSRGERATVTTSDAGKTLYSNRKKISQKGKKVQSVVSKSDTKEDEAEKKDECKKEAPSRNKCPQKNGPSKGSRSESKRTETAEQSLSVTSDRASGNPTVIDKTLEQILGNDSTIGEVNLNNIEDISQETLLRFAEALCTNTHVHMFSLANTHADDRVAFAISKMLRENQVIRNLNIESNFVSGQGILALLAALQHNRTLVELRFHNQRHICGGKVEMEMVQLLRENTTLLKLGYQFDLPGPRMTATSILTRNQDQQRQRRLQQKTDQSPPEVSGSSAENKPPKKSTQSSKTVENQKRNPPPPPSVEPQTRKIAEMVKQHEGSNSLKSQSNQRKPKSKKLKNGANEKESADILKDLKNALKPSLQKRRDETSRLPPPQRSSRDDLMAAIRGSSIGSLKRVRLPVDLSEA from the exons ATGAGTACCTTTGGGTACCACACGGAGCTGAAGAAGTACGAGGAGGTGGATGAAGAAGAGCTGCTGGCCACCCTGTCGTCCGAGGAGCTCCAGGAGCTGGAGAGGGAGCTGGACGACCTCGACGACAACGTCCCCATCGGCCTGAGACAGAAAGACCAGACCGCCAAAACTCCAACGGGCTCCTTCGACAGGGACGCTCTGCTGAAATACTGGGAGGACGAGAACaagaagctgctggaggacgAGAAGATGGAGTCCAACGGGGGACAG GAAGGACGCCCTGATAagagcagaggggagagagCGACAGTGACCACCAGCGACGCCGGCAAGACTCTGTATAGCAACAGGAAGAAGATTTCACAAAAGGGGAAGAAAGTGCAGAGTGTCGTCAGCAAAAGTGACACGAAGGAAGACGAGGCGGAGAAGAAAGACGAGTGTAAAAAGGAGGCGCCGAGCAGGAACAAATGTCCTCAGAAGAACGGCCCTTCAAAAGGCTCGAGGAGTGAATCAAAGAGGACTGAAACCGCAGAGCAAAGCCTGAGTGTAACCTCCGACAGAGCGAGCGGGAACCCGACAGTCATCGACAAAACTCTGGAGCAGATCCTGGGCAACGATTCCACCATCGGCGAAGTCAACCTCAACAACATCGAAGACATCTCCCAGGAAACCTTGCTCCGTTTCGCCGAGGCCCTCTGCACAAACACTCACGTCCACATGTTCAGCCTCGCCAACACCCACGCCGACGACCGGGTGGCCTTCGCCATCTCTAAGATGCTCCGTGAGAACCAGGTCATCAGAAACCTGAACATCGAGTCCAACTTCGTGTCGGGTCAGGGCATCCTGGCTCTGCTGGCGGCGCTGCAGCACAACAGGACGCTGGTGGAGCTCCGCTTCCACAACCAGAGGCACATCTGTGGGGGGaaggtggagatggagatggtccagCTGCTGAGGGAAAACACCACTCTGCTCAAGCTCGGGTATCAATTCGACCTCCCGGGCCCGAGGATGACGGCGACCAGCATCCTGACGCGCAACCAGGACCAGCAACGACAGAGGAGGCTCCAACAGAAGACAGATCAGAGTCCTCCAGAGGTGTCTGGCtcatctgcagaaaacaaaccaCCAAAGAAGTCGACACAATCTTCTAAGACTGTTGAAAACCAGAAAAGAAATCCTCCTCCGCCTCCGTCTGTAGAACCACAGACGAGGAAGATCGCCGAAATGGTGAAACAGCACGAAGGCTCGAACAGCTTGAAGAGTCAGTCGAACCAACGGAAACCAAAGTCAAAGAAGCTCAAGAATGGCGCTAATGAAAAGGAAAGCGCAGATATTCTCAAAGACCTGAAGAACGCCTTGAAGCCGTCGCTGCAGAAGAGACGGGACGAAACGTCACGCCTGCCGCCGCCGCAGAGGTCGAGCCGTGACGATCTGATGGCGGCGATTCGTGGGAGCAGCATTGGGTCTTTAAAACGGGTAAGACTCCCT GTGGATCTGTCAGAGGCCTGA